One Candidatus Korarchaeum sp. genomic region harbors:
- a CDS encoding class IV adenylate cyclase, which translates to MGLEREVKLRVSHSDFIEALDLLGLTYGFVDSNFQEDIYLDFDDCRLMLNDSALRLRVSGDVVRVTYKGPKRLEFGEKVREEIEGPLGSEECEAILRIFGISKECPKDLMSLLEDLRRFGLSESVRVRKRRKELRVIGLSLRIYLDEVEGLGEFVEVEGDGSMELVRKLRMSCKVVIPSYAQLIHALRSLSDS; encoded by the coding sequence TTGGGTTTGGAGAGGGAGGTCAAACTGAGGGTATCTCACTCCGATTTCATAGAAGCCCTTGATTTACTCGGCTTAACTTACGGATTCGTGGACTCCAACTTCCAAGAGGATATTTACTTGGATTTCGATGACTGCAGACTCATGCTGAACGACTCAGCTCTCAGATTGAGGGTATCGGGCGACGTGGTGCGGGTTACTTACAAGGGACCTAAGCGTTTGGAGTTCGGAGAGAAGGTCAGGGAGGAAATAGAAGGTCCTCTAGGCAGTGAGGAATGTGAAGCTATATTGAGGATATTTGGCATCTCTAAGGAATGCCCTAAAGACCTAATGTCCCTACTTGAGGATCTGAGAAGGTTCGGTCTCAGTGAGAGTGTTCGGGTGAGGAAAAGGAGGAAGGAGCTGAGGGTCATTGGGTTGTCGCTGAGGATCTACCTGGATGAAGTAGAAGGACTCGGGGAGTTCGTTGAGGTGGAGGGGGATGGATCGATGGAGCTCGTCAGGAAGTTGAGAATGAGCTGTAAGGTAGTTATTCCAAGCTACGCTCAACTAATTCATGCATTAAGAAGTCTTAGTGACTCCTGA
- a CDS encoding amidohydrolase: MEILLRGVSYLVTQDGERRILKDKDVLIKEGVIERIGNLPASADEIVDGRGLVAIPGLINTHTHIPMTLLRGVADDMPLMAWLSEKIWPMEANLRPHHIRAGTELGLLESLRTGTTTLFDMYFFEDTIAEAFKEFGVRGVLASAIIDFGTPECRDFNECLKLADSFVKRWTNDPLIIPCYGPHAPYTVSPEGLVEIASRSGSNSCVQVHASETESEVREVSERYGRTPVKLLHEVGLLTRRTVLAHLVWPMDDEISLISESGALVSHNPVSNLKLSSGIAPIPEILEKGVKVSLGTDGAASNNTLDMFETMKIAALIHKARSMNPTVMPAQLVLDMATVIPASYLPWKVGRIQEGYEADLVLLSTRVPWWTPLHSVISNLVYSARSTDVRHVIVKGKLLLQDGKLRVKDEERIYEEAERSSIDLLERSGVTKTS, from the coding sequence ATGGAGATCCTCTTAAGGGGAGTAAGTTACTTAGTGACTCAGGACGGCGAGAGGAGGATCCTCAAGGATAAGGATGTGTTGATCAAGGAAGGTGTGATTGAGAGGATAGGGAATCTACCTGCATCAGCTGATGAGATCGTAGATGGAAGGGGATTGGTCGCTATCCCCGGACTTATAAACACGCATACCCATATCCCAATGACACTCCTCAGGGGAGTGGCGGACGACATGCCCCTAATGGCTTGGTTAAGTGAGAAGATATGGCCGATGGAAGCTAATCTGAGACCCCATCACATAAGGGCAGGCACTGAGCTAGGGTTACTCGAGTCCCTGAGGACGGGGACAACGACGCTATTCGATATGTACTTCTTTGAGGATACGATCGCTGAGGCCTTCAAGGAGTTCGGGGTTAGGGGAGTTTTAGCATCAGCTATAATAGACTTCGGAACACCTGAATGTAGGGACTTCAATGAATGCCTTAAATTAGCTGATTCATTCGTTAAGAGGTGGACTAACGATCCTCTAATAATCCCGTGCTACGGGCCCCATGCCCCCTACACAGTATCGCCAGAGGGTTTAGTCGAGATCGCTAGCAGATCTGGATCCAACTCCTGCGTTCAGGTACACGCATCGGAGACGGAGAGTGAGGTGAGGGAAGTCAGTGAGAGGTACGGTAGAACTCCAGTGAAACTGCTCCACGAGGTCGGACTACTCACTAGGAGGACGGTTCTAGCTCACTTAGTTTGGCCTATGGATGATGAGATCTCCTTAATATCGGAATCAGGAGCTCTTGTCTCTCATAACCCAGTGAGCAACTTGAAGCTCTCATCGGGAATCGCCCCAATTCCTGAGATCTTAGAAAAGGGAGTTAAAGTATCTCTGGGAACTGACGGTGCTGCTAGCAATAATACCCTGGATATGTTTGAGACCATGAAGATAGCTGCCCTCATCCATAAGGCTAGGAGTATGAATCCCACTGTGATGCCGGCTCAACTGGTCCTAGACATGGCCACAGTTATCCCTGCTAGCTACCTGCCTTGGAAGGTGGGTAGAATACAGGAAGGTTATGAAGCTGATTTGGTGCTCCTGAGCACTAGGGTTCCTTGGTGGACCCCCCTTCACTCGGTGATCTCAAACCTGGTGTACTCAGCTAGATCCACTGACGTAAGGCATGTGATCGTTAAGGGGAAGCTCCTCCTCCAAGATGGGAAGTTGAGGGTTAAGGATGAGGAGAGGATCTATGAGGAAGCTGAGAGAAGTTCAATAGATCTCTTAGAGAGGTCAGGAGTCACTAAGACTTCTTAA
- a CDS encoding thiamine pyrophosphate-dependent enzyme yields MSITIHDLRRRESSYLPGSAACPGCGATIAFRIASRILGPNTVYVVPACCFSIIQSTYPRSAISAPILNFAFAAAAAAASGVQRAYKFLGKDVNVVVWAGDGGTVDIGIQALSGAAERGENIMYICYDNEAYMNTGIQRSGATPMKAITKTTPTGKQEMPKDMPMIVAAHRVPYVATASVGYPFDLANKLEKARKIKGFKYIHIFSPCPPGWDFPVEKTAEVGKLAVDTYFWPLYEIVEGKLRVTVKPRKKPLKEFIRMQRRFDSLKDEEIEEMEKLVMEKWNFLLHLEKSERVF; encoded by the coding sequence ATGAGCATCACGATACACGACCTCAGGAGAAGGGAGAGCTCATACCTCCCTGGTTCAGCAGCCTGCCCGGGTTGCGGGGCAACTATAGCCTTCAGGATAGCCTCGAGGATCCTCGGGCCCAACACGGTCTACGTAGTTCCCGCTTGCTGCTTCAGCATAATCCAGTCGACCTACCCTAGGAGCGCTATATCCGCGCCTATACTGAACTTCGCATTCGCAGCTGCCGCAGCAGCGGCCTCAGGTGTCCAGAGAGCTTATAAGTTCCTAGGGAAGGACGTTAACGTCGTCGTATGGGCAGGCGATGGGGGAACCGTCGATATAGGGATCCAAGCCCTATCAGGAGCTGCTGAGAGAGGGGAGAATATAATGTACATATGTTACGATAACGAGGCTTACATGAACACGGGTATACAGAGATCAGGCGCCACCCCCATGAAGGCGATAACCAAGACGACGCCGACGGGGAAACAGGAAATGCCCAAGGATATGCCGATGATAGTGGCTGCACACAGAGTACCTTATGTGGCAACAGCTAGCGTGGGATATCCCTTCGATCTCGCTAATAAGTTAGAGAAGGCGAGGAAGATCAAGGGGTTTAAGTACATACATATATTCTCCCCATGTCCTCCTGGGTGGGATTTCCCAGTTGAGAAAACAGCTGAGGTTGGAAAACTCGCTGTAGATACTTACTTCTGGCCTCTCTATGAGATCGTGGAGGGCAAGCTCAGGGTAACGGTAAAACCGAGGAAGAAGCCACTCAAGGAGTTCATAAGAATGCAGAGAAGATTTGACTCTTTAAAGGATGAGGAAATTGAGGAAATGGAGAAACTGGTCATGGAGAAGTGGAACTTTCTCCTCCACCTCGAGAAATCCGAGAGGGTCTTCTAA
- the porA gene encoding pyruvate ferredoxin oxidoreductase, which yields MVEGDWDIITGNHAAALAAKLARVNVVAAYPITPQTTVVEYLASFIESGYMSAEYIRVESEHSAMAAAIGAAAAGARTFTATSSQGLLYMAEVLHWAAGSRTPVGMAVINRSVGPPWNIHVDHQDSMSQRDTGWLQMYVSSNQEVLDTIIMMYKVSEHPDVMLPFMVCLDAFVLSHTFMPVKIPKQEEVDEFLPPYRPRHWALDPSDPMSFGNLTFPDDEYQEMRWSIDLSMRRALDIMEDVAEEFSEKFGRYHGGAIMKYGMSDADYVILTSATLASEAEVAVDIMRDEGIRIGLLKLRSFRPFPHRDLRENLQGKKGVIVVDRSISFSSGGPIGTEVRSSLYDITGSPPVINYITGLGGRDITYKDIIAMSKDAIGRISTGRLRRPYYWYKLKPEYQRVELTEEVMS from the coding sequence ATGGTTGAAGGGGATTGGGATATAATAACTGGGAATCATGCCGCTGCTCTAGCTGCTAAGCTAGCTAGGGTGAACGTCGTTGCAGCATACCCGATAACTCCTCAGACCACCGTGGTCGAGTACCTAGCATCGTTCATAGAGTCGGGTTACATGAGCGCTGAGTACATAAGGGTTGAGAGCGAGCACAGCGCGATGGCGGCCGCGATAGGCGCTGCTGCAGCCGGAGCCAGGACCTTCACCGCAACCTCCAGCCAGGGGTTGCTTTACATGGCTGAGGTCCTCCACTGGGCTGCCGGCTCCAGGACCCCGGTTGGTATGGCCGTAATAAACAGGTCAGTAGGTCCTCCTTGGAATATCCACGTCGATCACCAGGATAGCATGTCGCAGAGGGATACGGGTTGGCTACAGATGTACGTTTCCTCGAATCAGGAGGTCTTGGATACAATAATCATGATGTATAAAGTTTCTGAGCATCCGGATGTGATGCTACCATTCATGGTGTGTTTAGATGCTTTCGTCCTGAGTCATACGTTCATGCCCGTTAAGATCCCCAAGCAAGAGGAGGTGGATGAGTTTCTCCCACCGTACAGACCAAGGCACTGGGCACTTGACCCATCGGACCCGATGAGTTTCGGCAACTTGACATTTCCGGACGATGAGTACCAGGAGATGAGGTGGTCCATCGACCTCTCCATGAGGAGAGCTCTGGACATCATGGAAGACGTAGCTGAGGAGTTCTCCGAGAAGTTCGGAAGGTATCATGGAGGAGCCATCATGAAGTACGGAATGAGCGATGCTGATTACGTGATCCTGACTTCAGCTACGCTCGCCTCTGAGGCTGAGGTAGCTGTCGATATCATGAGAGATGAGGGGATTCGCATAGGTCTCCTTAAGCTAAGGTCCTTCAGGCCCTTCCCGCACCGCGATCTCAGGGAGAACCTTCAAGGGAAGAAGGGAGTCATAGTGGTAGATAGGAGCATATCCTTCAGTTCAGGTGGTCCGATAGGAACTGAAGTCAGGTCATCGCTCTACGATATTACAGGATCCCCTCCCGTGATCAATTATATCACGGGCCTAGGAGGTAGGGACATCACGTACAAAGATATCATAGCTATGTCGAAGGATGCTATAGGCAGGATATCCACTGGTAGGTTGAGGAGACCTTACTACTGGTACAAGCTGAAGCCGGAGTATCAGAGGGTTGAGCTCACTGAGGAGGTGATGTCATGA
- a CDS encoding 4Fe-4S binding protein, which produces MELRVPILIPVSKPRKGASGNTGLWRVERPVLDEGKCIKCWICWLYCPEEVISEGQNGFPVIDLSYCKGCGVCADVCPAKAVEMVRE; this is translated from the coding sequence ATGGAGCTGAGGGTACCGATCCTAATCCCGGTATCCAAACCCAGGAAGGGGGCGTCCGGAAATACAGGCCTCTGGAGGGTCGAGAGGCCAGTGCTGGATGAGGGTAAGTGCATTAAATGCTGGATCTGCTGGCTCTATTGCCCTGAGGAAGTTATCTCTGAGGGACAGAACGGGTTCCCTGTAATAGATCTATCTTACTGTAAGGGTTGTGGCGTTTGCGCAGATGTTTGCCCGGCTAAAGCTGTAGAGATGGTGAGGGAGTGA